In Thermus filiformis, one DNA window encodes the following:
- the dnaX gene encoding DNA polymerase III subunit gamma/tau — MGALYRRVRPLTFQEVVGQEHVKEPLERAIREGLLAQAYLFSGPRGVGKTTTARLLAMGVGCTGKEKPCGVCEHCLMVREGRHPDVLEIDAASHNSVEDVRELQERLLLSPLMAPKKVFILDEAHMLSKSAFNALLKTLEEPPAHVLFIFATTEPERMPPTILSRTQHFRFRRLSEEEIARKLRRILQEMGREATEEALLLVARLADGAMRDAESLLDRLLLLEGPLTRERVEEAFGLPPKDALFQVARLLAPGPGEREVQEALELARGLYARGFAAKSLISALLEVLREDLLARRLGLSLPELIRGMEALDEVLVEMNRRPDLMGLELALLKLYAAWRPTSEGARLEAPPPPRPQAAPAPPPSGEAPGEPSQGLEARWRDFLQALKPTLRAFLREGRPRLEGDALLIAFPKGKAFHYQKALEKRADYADLALRLFGVKEVEPVLEAASPQGKPGAAFPSGEEVGEKKTPDSPLPRSVGEEGSGPPAEAGPAWDAPASEPPEAAAFPPTEPRAAPSEEDPEGPAYSDPLDEPRLRRLMRLFGARLVQIKPPEEARASEPMSEDEIGGNGI, encoded by the coding sequence ATGGGTGCCCTCTACCGCCGGGTCCGCCCCCTCACCTTCCAGGAGGTGGTGGGGCAGGAGCACGTCAAGGAGCCCTTGGAGAGGGCGATCCGGGAGGGGCTTCTGGCCCAGGCCTACCTCTTTAGCGGCCCCCGGGGGGTGGGGAAGACCACCACCGCCCGCCTCCTGGCCATGGGGGTGGGGTGCACGGGGAAGGAGAAGCCCTGCGGGGTGTGCGAGCACTGCCTTATGGTCCGGGAGGGGCGGCACCCGGACGTGCTGGAGATAGACGCCGCGAGCCACAACTCGGTGGAGGACGTGCGGGAGCTACAGGAGCGGCTCCTCCTCTCCCCCCTCATGGCCCCCAAGAAGGTCTTCATCCTGGACGAGGCCCACATGCTCTCCAAGAGCGCCTTCAACGCCCTGCTCAAGACCCTGGAGGAGCCCCCCGCCCACGTCCTCTTTATCTTCGCCACCACCGAGCCCGAGCGGATGCCCCCCACCATCCTCTCCCGCACCCAGCACTTCCGCTTCCGCCGCCTGAGCGAGGAGGAGATCGCCCGGAAGCTCCGCCGCATCCTCCAGGAGATGGGGCGGGAGGCCACGGAGGAGGCCCTCCTCCTGGTGGCCCGGCTGGCGGACGGGGCTATGCGGGACGCGGAGAGCCTTTTGGACCGGCTCCTCCTCCTGGAGGGGCCCCTGACGCGAGAGCGGGTGGAGGAGGCCTTCGGCCTGCCCCCCAAGGACGCCCTCTTCCAGGTGGCCCGCCTTCTGGCCCCCGGCCCGGGGGAGAGGGAGGTCCAGGAGGCCTTGGAGCTCGCCCGTGGCCTCTACGCCCGGGGCTTCGCCGCCAAGAGCCTGATCTCGGCCCTCCTCGAGGTCCTGCGGGAGGACCTCCTCGCCCGCCGCCTGGGCCTTTCCCTGCCCGAGCTCATCCGGGGGATGGAGGCTTTGGACGAGGTCCTGGTGGAGATGAACCGCCGGCCCGACCTGATGGGTCTGGAGCTGGCCCTTCTGAAGCTTTACGCCGCCTGGCGCCCCACTTCCGAGGGAGCCCGGCTCGAGGCCCCGCCCCCTCCAAGGCCCCAGGCCGCCCCGGCCCCTCCCCCGTCAGGGGAGGCCCCGGGGGAGCCCTCCCAGGGGCTCGAGGCCCGCTGGCGGGACTTCCTCCAGGCCTTGAAGCCCACCCTCCGGGCCTTCCTGCGGGAGGGGCGGCCCCGGCTGGAGGGGGACGCCCTCCTCATCGCCTTCCCTAAGGGCAAGGCCTTCCACTACCAGAAAGCCCTGGAGAAAAGGGCCGACTACGCCGACCTTGCCCTGCGCCTTTTCGGGGTGAAGGAGGTGGAGCCGGTCCTGGAGGCCGCCTCCCCGCAAGGGAAACCGGGAGCGGCTTTCCCGTCAGGGGAAGAGGTAGGAGAAAAAAAAACCCCTGATTCCCCCCTTCCCAGGTCCGTAGGGGAAGAGGGCTCTGGGCCCCCCGCCGAGGCCGGGCCGGCGTGGGATGCACCGGCTTCGGAGCCTCCCGAGGCGGCCGCTTTTCCACCCACAGAACCCCGGGCCGCCCCTTCGGAGGAAGACCCGGAAGGCCCCGCCTATTCGGACCCCCTGGACGAGCCCCGGCTCCGCCGCCTCATGCGCCTTTTCGGGGCCCGGCTGGTTCAGATCAAGCCTCCCGAGGAGGCCCGCGCCTCGGAACCCATGAGCGAGGACGAGATAGGGGGTAATGGTATATAA
- a CDS encoding alpha-ketoacid dehydrogenase subunit beta, with translation MMLMTMVQALNRALDEEMAKDPRVVVLGEDVGKRGGVFLVTEGLLQKYGPDRVMDTPLSEAAIIGAALGMAAHGLRPVAEIQFADYVFPGFDQLVSQVAKLRYRSGGQFTAPLVVRMPSGGGVKGGHHHSQSPEAHFVHTAGLKVVAVSTPYDAKGLLKAAIRDEDPVVFLEPKRLYRSVKEEVPEEDYTLPIGKAALRQEGKDLSLIGYGASMPEVMKAAEELAKVGVSAEVLDLRSLMPWDYEAVMASVAKTGRAILVADAPRHASFVSEIAATIAEDILDLLLAPPIRVTGFDTPYPYAQDKLYMPTVTRILNAAKRALEY, from the coding sequence CTGATGCTCATGACCATGGTGCAGGCCCTGAACCGGGCCCTGGACGAGGAGATGGCCAAAGACCCCCGGGTGGTGGTCCTGGGGGAGGACGTGGGGAAACGGGGCGGGGTCTTCCTGGTCACCGAGGGGCTTTTGCAGAAGTACGGCCCCGACCGGGTCATGGACACCCCCCTTTCCGAAGCGGCCATCATTGGGGCGGCCTTGGGCATGGCCGCCCACGGGCTCAGGCCGGTGGCGGAGATCCAGTTCGCGGACTACGTCTTCCCCGGGTTTGACCAGCTGGTGAGCCAGGTGGCCAAGCTCCGCTACCGCTCCGGGGGGCAGTTCACCGCCCCCCTGGTGGTCCGGATGCCCTCCGGGGGCGGGGTCAAGGGCGGGCACCACCACTCGCAAAGCCCCGAGGCCCACTTCGTCCACACCGCCGGGCTCAAGGTGGTGGCCGTCTCCACCCCCTACGACGCCAAGGGCCTCCTAAAGGCCGCCATCCGGGACGAGGACCCGGTGGTCTTCCTCGAGCCCAAGCGCCTCTACCGCTCGGTCAAGGAGGAGGTCCCGGAGGAGGACTACACCCTCCCCATCGGCAAGGCCGCCCTGCGGCAGGAGGGGAAGGACCTGAGCCTGATCGGCTACGGGGCGAGCATGCCCGAGGTGATGAAGGCGGCGGAGGAGCTGGCCAAGGTGGGGGTCTCGGCCGAGGTCCTGGACCTGAGGAGCCTCATGCCCTGGGACTACGAGGCGGTGATGGCCTCGGTGGCCAAGACGGGGCGGGCCATCCTGGTGGCGGACGCCCCTCGGCACGCGAGCTTCGTGAGCGAGATCGCCGCCACCATCGCCGAGGACATCCTGGACCTGCTCCTCGCCCCCCCCATCCGGGTCACCGGGTTTGACACCCCTTACCCCTACGCCCAGGACAAGCTCTACATGCCCACCGTCACCCGCATCCTCAACGCGGCCAAGCGGGCCTTGGAGTACTGA
- a CDS encoding NUDIX hydrolase, which produces MVVPVILAEEPFLLLTLRSPDLPTHAGQVSFPGGVLEEGESPEEAALREAAEEVGLEGLVPLGRLPEVLSPFGFQVLPVVAYREGLPPLRPNPGEVAEVYLAPLSELLRAEPWREERLGRTVWHFPWRGVDIWGVTGNILRAFLEVWREADRDFAGGPF; this is translated from the coding sequence GTGGTGGTGCCGGTCATCCTGGCGGAGGAGCCCTTCCTCCTCCTCACCCTGCGCAGCCCGGACCTGCCCACCCACGCGGGCCAGGTCTCCTTCCCCGGCGGGGTCTTAGAGGAAGGGGAGAGCCCGGAGGAGGCGGCCCTGCGCGAGGCGGCGGAGGAGGTGGGCCTGGAGGGCCTCGTGCCCCTCGGACGGCTTCCCGAGGTCCTTTCCCCCTTCGGCTTCCAGGTCCTGCCCGTGGTGGCCTACCGGGAGGGGCTTCCCCCCTTACGGCCCAACCCCGGCGAGGTGGCGGAGGTCTACCTGGCCCCCCTCTCGGAGCTCCTCCGGGCGGAGCCCTGGAGGGAGGAGCGCCTGGGCCGCACGGTCTGGCACTTCCCCTGGCGGGGGGTGGACATCTGGGGGGTTACGGGGAATATCCTGAGGGCGTTCTTGGAGGTGTGGCGTGAAGCGGATAGGGATTTTGCTGGCGGACCTTTTTGA
- the argB gene encoding acetylglutamate kinase: MILVKVGGSLKEAGEVLDELARFPHPLVLVHGGGPEIGAWLGRLGYESRFVGGLRVTPPEQMEVVEMALTALGKRLAHGLFLRGRPAVALSGRDAGLLKGRALAGLGRVGEVVAVRTRLLLDLLEKGYTPLVAPIALDGEGPLNVNADTAAGAVAGALGWPAVFLTDVEGVFRDPKDPATRLAHLTPRDVEALKAEGALQGGMLPKVEAALAALEAGAPWAAIARGRRGILEEVLAGRAGTRFSRQG; this comes from the coding sequence ATGATCCTGGTCAAGGTCGGGGGAAGCCTGAAGGAGGCGGGGGAGGTCCTGGACGAGCTCGCCCGCTTCCCCCACCCCCTGGTCCTGGTCCACGGGGGCGGGCCCGAGATCGGGGCCTGGCTTGGGCGCCTGGGGTACGAGAGCCGGTTCGTGGGGGGGCTCAGGGTCACCCCTCCGGAGCAGATGGAGGTGGTGGAGATGGCCCTCACCGCCTTGGGCAAGCGGCTCGCCCACGGGCTCTTCCTCCGGGGAAGGCCCGCGGTGGCCCTCTCGGGGCGGGACGCGGGGCTCCTAAAGGGGAGGGCCCTTGCGGGCCTGGGCCGGGTGGGGGAGGTGGTGGCGGTAAGGACGCGCCTCCTTCTGGACCTTTTGGAGAAGGGCTACACCCCCCTGGTGGCTCCCATCGCCCTGGACGGGGAGGGCCCCTTGAACGTGAACGCGGACACCGCCGCGGGGGCGGTGGCCGGGGCCTTGGGCTGGCCCGCGGTCTTCCTCACGGACGTGGAAGGGGTCTTTCGGGACCCCAAGGACCCAGCCACCCGCCTCGCCCACCTCACCCCTCGGGACGTGGAGGCCCTGAAGGCGGAGGGCGCCCTCCAGGGGGGGATGCTCCCCAAGGTGGAGGCGGCCCTCGCCGCCCTCGAGGCCGGGGCCCCCTGGGCGGCCATCGCCCGGGGCCGAAGGGGCATCCTGGAGGAGGTCCTCGCCGGGAGGGCGGGGACGCGGTTTTCCCGGCAAGGTTAA
- a CDS encoding 2-oxoacid:acceptor oxidoreductase subunit alpha has protein sequence MESFTWRVGGPQGSGVETAATLFARAVAKGGWWAASRREYHSNIMGRHSYLDVRLGRKPIRGFYERVEMLVALDGETLARHLGEVKPGGVVLYDPKHLSLTLSKLPMLDHRLRDELAERLGEADPGLSKVLEAYVAQGVQPLPYPYEEVADRIGEALGVPALQARRTLNTIAVAASLHFMGYPKEPLLEALALQFRGQVLELNRKVVEAVYQEEVPQVAFRLTTNGYEPGRVYLTGAQAAALGKLAGGLRFQTYYPISPATDESVYLEAHTAFQGADVAVVQTEDEIAAVTMAVGAAMAGARAATATSGPGFSLMAEGLGFAGMAEVPLVVTLYQRGGPSTGLPTRTEQGDLFFAIRGGHGEYPRLVLASGDVAEAFQDAQRALNWAWTYQLVVVHLLDKFLASTGEVLPREALPLLGVREGPKVAPREGRPEVYPRFEPGPDGLSPYLPLGTPGWFYWITSDEHDPEGHITEDPRIREAQMEKRMAKLEAARRGIPQEELYALFREGRVMVLGWGSVKGALLEALEELPEVGFLHLRLLWPFPEIRELLEGRTLVTVEHNYSGQLADLVRQETGLEVAHRVVKYNGRPITVDEAVEALKAVLSGQAPGRLVLRGGV, from the coding sequence ATGGAAAGCTTCACGTGGCGCGTGGGCGGACCCCAGGGGAGCGGGGTAGAGACCGCGGCGACCCTCTTCGCCCGCGCGGTGGCCAAGGGGGGCTGGTGGGCGGCGAGCCGCCGGGAGTACCACTCCAACATCATGGGGCGGCACTCCTACCTGGACGTGCGGCTGGGCCGAAAACCCATCCGAGGCTTTTACGAGCGGGTGGAGATGCTGGTGGCCCTAGACGGGGAGACCCTGGCCCGGCACCTGGGGGAGGTGAAGCCCGGAGGGGTGGTCCTCTACGACCCCAAGCACCTGAGCCTCACCCTCTCCAAGCTGCCCATGCTGGACCACCGCTTGCGGGACGAGCTCGCCGAGCGGCTGGGGGAGGCGGACCCGGGGCTTAGCAAGGTCCTGGAGGCCTACGTGGCCCAGGGGGTCCAGCCCCTGCCCTACCCCTACGAGGAGGTGGCGGACCGGATCGGGGAGGCGCTGGGGGTGCCCGCCCTCCAGGCCCGGCGCACCCTGAACACCATCGCCGTGGCCGCGAGCCTCCACTTCATGGGCTACCCCAAGGAGCCCCTTCTGGAGGCCTTGGCCCTGCAGTTCCGGGGGCAGGTGCTCGAGCTCAACCGGAAGGTGGTGGAGGCCGTTTACCAGGAGGAGGTTCCCCAGGTGGCCTTCCGGCTCACCACCAACGGGTACGAGCCGGGCCGGGTCTACCTGACGGGGGCGCAGGCGGCGGCCTTGGGCAAGCTGGCCGGGGGGCTCCGCTTCCAGACCTACTACCCCATCAGCCCCGCCACGGACGAGAGCGTCTACCTCGAGGCCCACACCGCTTTCCAAGGGGCGGACGTGGCGGTGGTCCAGACGGAGGACGAGATCGCGGCGGTGACCATGGCCGTAGGGGCGGCCATGGCGGGGGCCAGGGCCGCCACCGCCACCAGCGGCCCCGGCTTCAGCCTCATGGCGGAAGGGCTGGGCTTCGCGGGGATGGCCGAGGTGCCCTTGGTGGTCACCCTGTACCAGCGGGGTGGGCCCAGCACCGGCCTGCCCACCCGGACCGAGCAGGGGGACCTGTTCTTCGCCATCCGGGGCGGGCACGGGGAGTACCCCCGGCTGGTCCTGGCCTCCGGGGACGTGGCCGAGGCCTTCCAGGACGCCCAGCGGGCCCTGAACTGGGCCTGGACGTACCAGCTCGTGGTCGTCCACCTCCTGGACAAGTTCCTGGCCAGCACGGGGGAAGTCCTGCCCCGAGAGGCCCTTCCCCTCTTGGGCGTGCGCGAGGGGCCTAAGGTGGCCCCCCGGGAGGGGCGGCCCGAGGTCTACCCCCGGTTCGAGCCGGGGCCGGATGGGCTCAGCCCCTACCTGCCCCTGGGCACCCCGGGCTGGTTCTACTGGATCACCTCCGACGAGCATGACCCCGAGGGGCACATCACCGAGGACCCCCGGATCCGCGAGGCCCAGATGGAGAAGCGGATGGCCAAGCTCGAGGCCGCCCGGAGGGGCATCCCCCAGGAGGAGCTGTACGCCCTCTTCCGGGAGGGCCGGGTTATGGTCCTGGGCTGGGGCTCGGTGAAGGGGGCGCTTCTGGAGGCCTTGGAGGAGCTTCCCGAGGTGGGCTTCTTGCACCTCAGGCTCCTCTGGCCCTTCCCGGAGATTAGGGAGCTTCTAGAGGGCAGGACCCTGGTCACGGTGGAGCACAACTACTCGGGCCAGCTGGCCGACCTGGTCCGGCAGGAGACGGGCCTCGAGGTGGCCCACCGGGTGGTGAAGTACAACGGCCGGCCCATCACCGTGGACGAGGCGGTGGAGGCCCTGAAGGCGGTGCTTTCGGGCCAGGCCCCCGGGCGCCTGGTCCTGAGGGGAGGCGTGTGA
- a CDS encoding thiamine pyrophosphate-dependent dehydrogenase E1 component subunit alpha gives MVKDTRRFEPFSLEPIRLIGEEGEWLGAFPLDLPEETLRRFYRDMLAARMLDERYTILIRTGKTSFIAPAAGHEAAQVGTAHAVRPGFDWVFPYYRDHGLALALGVPLVELFGQMLATRADPNKARQMPAHPGSKRLNLFTVASPIASHVPPAAGAAISMKLQKTGQVAVCTFGDGATSEGDWYAGINFAAVQKAPAVFVAENNFYAISVNLRLQSGSPTIADKAHAFGIPGYLVDGMDVLASYYVVKEAVERARQGEGPSLVELRVYRYGPHSSADDDTRYRSREEVEEWRRKDPIPRFRRFLEKRGLWDEDWEARLKEEIAREIVLALKEAEEAGEVPPEWMFEDVFAEMPWHLKRQRELLREEL, from the coding sequence ATGGTGAAGGACACGCGGCGGTTTGAGCCCTTCAGCCTCGAGCCCATAAGGCTCATCGGGGAGGAAGGGGAGTGGCTGGGGGCGTTTCCTCTGGACCTACCGGAGGAGACCCTAAGGCGGTTTTACCGGGACATGCTGGCCGCCCGGATGCTGGACGAGCGCTACACCATCCTCATCCGCACGGGCAAGACCAGCTTCATCGCCCCGGCCGCGGGGCACGAGGCGGCCCAGGTGGGCACCGCCCACGCCGTCCGCCCCGGGTTTGACTGGGTCTTCCCCTACTACCGCGACCACGGCCTGGCCCTGGCCCTGGGGGTGCCCCTGGTGGAGCTGTTCGGCCAGATGCTCGCCACCCGGGCCGACCCCAACAAGGCCCGGCAGATGCCCGCCCATCCGGGCTCCAAGCGCCTCAACCTCTTCACCGTGGCCAGCCCCATCGCCTCCCACGTCCCCCCGGCCGCGGGCGCGGCCATCAGCATGAAGCTCCAAAAGACGGGCCAGGTGGCGGTCTGCACCTTCGGGGACGGGGCCACGAGCGAAGGGGACTGGTACGCGGGGATCAACTTCGCCGCGGTGCAGAAGGCCCCCGCGGTTTTCGTGGCCGAGAACAACTTCTACGCCATCAGCGTCAACCTCCGCCTCCAGTCGGGAAGCCCCACCATCGCCGACAAGGCCCACGCCTTCGGCATCCCCGGCTACCTGGTGGACGGGATGGACGTCCTGGCCAGCTACTACGTGGTCAAGGAGGCGGTGGAAAGGGCCCGGCAGGGAGAGGGGCCGAGCCTGGTGGAGCTCCGGGTCTACCGCTACGGACCCCACTCCTCCGCCGACGACGACACCCGCTACCGGAGCCGGGAGGAGGTGGAAGAGTGGCGGAGAAAGGACCCCATCCCCCGCTTCCGCCGCTTCCTGGAAAAGCGGGGCCTCTGGGACGAGGACTGGGAGGCCCGGCTCAAGGAGGAGATCGCCCGGGAGATCGTCCTGGCCCTGAAAGAGGCGGAGGAGGCCGGAGAGGTGCCCCCTGAGTGGATGTTTGAGGACGTCTTCGCCGAGATGCCCTGGCACCTCAAGCGCCAGAGGGAGCTTCTGCGGGAGGAACTCTGA
- a CDS encoding HD domain-containing protein, which translates to MTNRLRRLLLAFFPRLARPDDAFALRFLEGEEAALYLAMDPRDRLHGVEVAKRLLEAYPEAPPVAVRAALLHDVGKSLRPYRPLERVLTGLFAPPVPIDPLRGGVLGAFQVRRHHPLYGARMVRDPQLARLIREHHAPKTEWGRRIHRLDREF; encoded by the coding sequence ATGACGAATAGGCTCCGGCGGCTCCTCCTCGCCTTCTTCCCCCGCCTGGCCCGCCCCGACGACGCCTTCGCCCTCCGCTTCCTAGAGGGGGAGGAGGCGGCCCTCTACCTGGCCATGGACCCCCGGGACCGGCTCCACGGGGTGGAGGTGGCCAAGCGCCTCCTGGAGGCCTACCCGGAGGCCCCCCCGGTGGCGGTCCGGGCCGCCCTTCTACACGACGTGGGGAAGTCCTTAAGGCCCTATAGGCCCCTGGAGCGCGTCCTAACCGGCCTTTTCGCCCCGCCCGTCCCCATAGATCCTTTGCGGGGGGGAGTCCTGGGGGCCTTCCAGGTGCGGCGCCACCACCCCCTGTACGGGGCCCGGATGGTCCGGGACCCCCAGCTGGCCCGGCTCATCCGGGAGCACCACGCCCCCAAGACGGAGTGGGGCCGGCGCATCCACCGCCTGGACCGGGAGTTCTAG
- a CDS encoding 23S rRNA (pseudouridine(1915)-N(3))-methyltransferase RlmH: MRSLVLAVGRPRLFAREIERYAERLRPFGLTLGFVRRQKELFARSEGMRRVVLDERGRLFTTLELARFLQGWAGERVAFLVADAEGFGEEDRRRADLLLALSPLTLQHELALLVLMEQLYRVHTLWAGHPYHR; encoded by the coding sequence GTGCGTTCCCTGGTGCTCGCGGTGGGAAGGCCCAGGCTTTTTGCCCGGGAGATTGAGCGCTACGCCGAGAGGCTCCGCCCCTTCGGCCTGACCCTGGGGTTCGTGCGGAGGCAAAAGGAGCTTTTCGCCCGCTCGGAGGGGATGCGCCGGGTGGTTTTGGACGAGCGGGGGAGGCTTTTCACCACCCTCGAGCTCGCCCGCTTCCTCCAGGGGTGGGCGGGGGAGAGGGTGGCCTTTCTGGTGGCGGACGCGGAGGGGTTCGGCGAGGAGGACCGGAGGAGGGCCGACCTCCTCCTCGCCCTCTCCCCCCTGACCCTCCAGCACGAGCTGGCCCTTTTGGTGCTGATGGAGCAGCTCTACCGGGTCCACACCCTTTGGGCCGGCCACCCCTACCACCGGTAG
- a CDS encoding metal-sensitive transcriptional regulator, protein MRTTDLGNETVENILKRLRRIEGQVRGLQKMVAEGRPCDEVLTQMTATKKAMESAATLILEEFLNICATEVSEGKDASKKPEEIANILRKFI, encoded by the coding sequence ATGCGGACCACCGACCTGGGCAACGAGACGGTAGAGAACATCCTGAAGCGGCTTAGGCGCATTGAGGGGCAGGTGCGGGGCCTGCAGAAGATGGTGGCCGAAGGGCGTCCCTGCGACGAGGTCCTCACCCAGATGACCGCCACCAAGAAGGCCATGGAGTCCGCGGCCACCCTGATCCTCGAGGAGTTCCTGAACATCTGCGCCACCGAGGTCTCGGAGGGGAAGGACGCCTCCAAGAAGCCCGAGGAGATCGCCAACATCCTGCGCAAGTTCATCTGA
- a CDS encoding MazG family protein has product MGRMERLLAVMKRLRAPDGCPWDRAQTHASLRPYLLEEAYEAVEAIGRADPEEMAEELGDVLLQVAFHSVIAEEEGSFTYQDVERKVVEKLIHRHPHVFGDAVAETPEEVKARWDELKRKEGKETDPCQAPLPALMKAYKVWRKRGLRAGPEEVRKALEEGELGRALFLLVGLFAERGENPEVALLEHLKEVCG; this is encoded by the coding sequence ATAGGGAGGATGGAGCGGCTTCTTGCGGTGATGAAAAGGCTCCGGGCCCCGGACGGGTGTCCTTGGGACCGGGCCCAGACCCACGCCTCCCTAAGGCCCTACCTCCTGGAGGAGGCCTACGAGGCGGTGGAGGCCATAGGCCGGGCCGACCCGGAGGAGATGGCCGAGGAGCTGGGGGACGTCCTTTTGCAGGTGGCCTTCCACAGCGTCATCGCCGAGGAGGAGGGGAGCTTCACCTACCAGGACGTGGAGCGGAAGGTGGTGGAGAAGCTCATTCACCGCCACCCCCACGTCTTCGGCGACGCGGTGGCCGAGACGCCCGAGGAGGTCAAGGCCCGCTGGGACGAGCTGAAGCGGAAGGAGGGGAAGGAGACCGACCCCTGCCAGGCCCCCCTGCCGGCCCTCATGAAGGCCTACAAGGTCTGGCGGAAGCGGGGGCTTCGGGCGGGGCCGGAGGAGGTGCGAAAGGCCCTGGAGGAGGGGGAGCTGGGCCGGGCCCTCTTCCTCCTAGTGGGGCTCTTCGCCGAGCGGGGGGAGAACCCCGAGGTGGCGCTTTTGGAGCACCTGAAAGAGGTATGCGGCTAG
- a CDS encoding dihydrolipoamide acetyltransferase family protein — translation MPKEILLPELAESVVEGEIVKWLVEEGEYLKKDQPFVEVMTDKVTVELPSPYEGVLVKKLAREGQVVRVHEPIALVAEPGEQGAEEAPPVQAVEERSIVEPGLPPKDEGEELSLFKPDKTEVAVKNPFLGGEAPAKGRVLAVPAARRLARELGIPIEEVPGSGPLGRVRVEDVRAYAEKRKAAPEAPPAPAREEVRAPAPGFPPPVPYRTPKGYEHLEERLPLRGIRRSIAQGLWQSHLYTVRTLTVDEVDMTRVVALRERLKGEAERQGVRLSYLPFIFKAVVAALKKYPALNSSLDEEKQEIVLKRYYHLGMAVATEQGLIVPVVKDVDRKSILELAREIGELAEKARSGRLAPEEVTGSTFSVTNIGSIGALFSFPIINVPDAAILGVHSIKKRPVVMPDDTIQVRHMMYLSLSFDHRLVDGAEAALFTKEVIRLLEDPDILLMEAI, via the coding sequence ATGCCTAAGGAGATCCTGCTTCCAGAGCTGGCGGAAAGCGTCGTAGAAGGCGAGATCGTCAAGTGGCTGGTGGAAGAGGGGGAGTACCTCAAAAAAGACCAGCCCTTCGTGGAGGTGATGACAGACAAGGTCACGGTGGAGCTCCCCTCCCCCTACGAGGGAGTCCTGGTGAAAAAGCTCGCCCGGGAGGGCCAGGTGGTCCGGGTGCACGAGCCCATCGCCCTGGTCGCCGAGCCCGGCGAGCAGGGGGCAGAGGAGGCCCCTCCCGTCCAGGCGGTGGAGGAGCGGTCCATCGTGGAGCCCGGCCTGCCCCCGAAGGACGAGGGGGAGGAGCTCTCCCTCTTCAAGCCGGACAAGACCGAGGTGGCGGTCAAAAACCCCTTCCTGGGCGGGGAGGCCCCGGCGAAGGGGCGGGTCCTGGCCGTCCCCGCCGCCAGGAGGCTCGCCCGGGAGCTGGGCATCCCCATAGAGGAGGTCCCGGGCTCGGGGCCCCTGGGGAGGGTGCGGGTGGAGGACGTGCGGGCCTACGCGGAAAAGAGGAAGGCCGCCCCCGAGGCCCCTCCCGCCCCCGCCCGGGAGGAGGTCCGGGCCCCGGCCCCGGGCTTCCCGCCCCCCGTCCCGTACCGCACCCCCAAGGGGTATGAGCACCTGGAGGAGCGCCTGCCCCTCCGGGGCATCCGGCGGAGCATCGCCCAGGGCCTGTGGCAGAGCCACCTCTACACCGTGCGCACCCTGACGGTGGACGAGGTGGACATGACCCGGGTGGTGGCCCTCCGGGAGCGGCTTAAGGGCGAGGCGGAACGGCAGGGGGTGCGGCTCTCCTACCTCCCCTTCATCTTCAAGGCGGTGGTGGCGGCCCTGAAGAAGTACCCCGCCCTGAACTCGAGCCTGGACGAGGAGAAGCAGGAGATCGTCCTCAAGCGGTACTACCACCTGGGGATGGCGGTGGCCACGGAGCAGGGCCTGATCGTCCCCGTGGTGAAGGACGTGGACCGGAAAAGCATCCTGGAGCTGGCCCGGGAGATCGGCGAGCTGGCGGAGAAGGCCCGCTCGGGCCGGCTGGCCCCCGAGGAGGTCACCGGCTCCACCTTCAGCGTGACCAACATCGGCTCCATCGGGGCGCTCTTCAGCTTCCCCATCATCAACGTCCCCGACGCGGCCATCCTGGGGGTGCACTCCATCAAGAAGCGGCCCGTGGTCATGCCGGACGACACCATCCAGGTCCGCCACATGATGTACCTCTCCCTCTCCTTTGACCACCGGCTGGTGGATGGGGCCGAGGCGGCCCTTTTCACCAAGGAGGTCATCCGGCTTCTGGAAGACCCCGATATCCTGCTCATGGAGGCGATATGA